One genomic region from Quercus robur chromosome 4, dhQueRobu3.1, whole genome shotgun sequence encodes:
- the LOC126721970 gene encoding secreted RxLR effector protein 161-like, whose protein sequence is MSQHFSKLMQAEFEMSMIGELTHFLGLQIRQQDSGKSVDSSLYRSMICSLLYLSASRPDISYSVGVYARYQANPKESHMTALKRIIKYVKTTADFGVWYNKDTNDVLAGYSDAD, encoded by the exons atgtcgcAACACTTCTCAAAACTCATGCAAGCCGAAttcgagatgagcatgattggagagctGACTCACTTCCTTGGATTGCAGAttcgtcaacaagattcag GTAAAAGTGTAGATTCATCtctatatagaagcatgatatGTAGTCTTCTTTACCTTTCTGCTAGTAGACCTGACATTAGTTACAGTGTAGGAGTGTATGCTAGATATCAGGCTAATCCCAAAGAGTCTCATATGACTgctttaaaaagaatcataaagtatgtTAAAACCACTGCCGACTTTGGTGTGTGGTATAACAAGgacacaaatgatgtcttagctGGATATTCTGATGCTGATTAG